Proteins encoded by one window of Monoglobus pectinilyticus:
- a CDS encoding 2-oxoacid:acceptor oxidoreductase family protein: protein MDQEKLPVKNDRGYYEIRLESIGGLGANLCGKMLGELGVTCLKLNAASFSSYGSEKRGSPVKAHIRWSEPDVEIQLNSPIESPHILGLFHEAMTGKVPVTAGLTEKSKVVINTSRSPEEIQKALNLCCGEIFCIDAQKIAMESKTRINMVMLGAICKASNFVPLDAAIKITEETIGKKYPNLIEKNIDGVRRGYNETISKFFERNNKIEPLKYKEAENRWGYENAPIGGINNRIGSTVSNDLSASREGYIPLFVQEKCINCGLCDTTCPDMVFQFMPGTYKEKPAMVNMGLDYHHCKGCLRCVDVCPTNALVAGLEREHPDKKWFVRNKDLIVDKLEYEDAGANSWITSEAYLDEKRVDGGIV, encoded by the coding sequence ATGGATCAAGAAAAACTTCCTGTTAAAAATGACCGAGGTTACTATGAAATACGACTAGAGAGCATTGGCGGACTGGGAGCTAATCTTTGCGGAAAAATGTTGGGAGAGCTGGGCGTTACATGCCTTAAGCTGAACGCTGCCAGTTTTTCAAGTTATGGTTCAGAAAAAAGAGGTTCACCGGTTAAAGCCCATATTCGATGGAGCGAGCCGGATGTTGAGATTCAGCTTAATAGCCCGATAGAGTCACCGCATATACTGGGGCTTTTTCACGAGGCGATGACAGGTAAAGTTCCCGTAACAGCCGGATTAACCGAAAAATCAAAGGTCGTTATAAACACTTCACGCTCTCCTGAAGAAATTCAAAAAGCTTTAAATCTTTGCTGCGGAGAGATATTTTGTATAGACGCACAAAAGATAGCAATGGAAAGTAAAACTAGAATAAATATGGTTATGCTTGGAGCAATATGTAAAGCGTCAAACTTTGTTCCTTTAGACGCTGCTATAAAAATAACTGAAGAAACTATTGGTAAAAAATATCCGAATTTAATCGAAAAAAATATTGATGGTGTACGCCGCGGATATAATGAGACGATTTCTAAGTTTTTTGAGCGTAATAATAAAATAGAACCACTAAAATATAAAGAAGCAGAAAATCGCTGGGGATATGAAAATGCACCAATCGGAGGTATCAATAATAGGATAGGCAGCACTGTTTCAAATGATCTGTCAGCCTCCAGAGAAGGTTATATTCCTTTATTTGTTCAAGAAAAATGTATAAACTGCGGCTTATGTGACACTACATGCCCGGATATGGTGTTTCAGTTTATGCCTGGCACATACAAAGAAAAACCGGCTATGGTTAATATGGGCTTAGATTATCACCATTGCAAAGGATGTCTAAGATGCGTTGATGTTTGCCCTACAAACGCTTTAGTTGCCGGACTTGAACGTGAACATCCGGATAAAAAATGGTTTGTGAGAAATAAGGATTTAATTGTAGATAAATTGGAATATGAGGATGCAGGCGCAAACAGCTGGATTACCAGCGAAGCTTATTTGGATGAA